A region of the Desulforhopalus sp. genome:
TTGGCATGGCGGATCAAATACAAGCGCTTCATTGCTGCCTCCCTTTCCCTTCGTTTTTCTGGGGAAACCGAAATTCAGGAGCGATAATCAGCGTTTATCTTTACATAATCGATGGAAAAATCGCAGGTCCATACCTCGGCGCTGGCCTTGCCGTCATGTAAATCAATGTCCACCGTGATCTGTTTTTCCTTGAGCACCCGCGTCGCCGCCGCCTCGACATCCTTGCCGAGGGCCAGACCGTTTTTAACGATGGTCACGTCGCCAAAGGCAAGATCTACCCGATCGGGAGAGAATTTTACCCCGGAGCGGCCCATGGCCGCCATAATCCTGCCCCAGTTGGCGTCTTCACCAAAAAAGGCCGTCTTCACCAAACTCGATGTGGCGACAGTTCTGGCAATCTGCTCGGCCTGATCTTCCTCTTTGGCACCGCTGACCCTGATGGTGATGGTCTTGGTAGCCCCCTCGCCGTCGCTGATGATCTGCAGGGCAAGATCCTTCAGAACATGTTCCAGACCATCCTGAAAGACCTGCCGATCGGCCTCGGAATCGCCGTCAATCCACGGATTGTCCGCCGTACCGTTGGCCATGACCAATACCATGTCATTGGTGCTGGTATCGCCGTCGACGGTGATGCGGTTAAAGGTCCGTTCGACCCCTTTTACCAGTGACTTGTGCAGTTCGGGGAAATTAATGCGGGCATCGGTCATAACAAAGGCGAGCATGGTCGCCATATTGGGCATGATCATCCCCGCCCCCTTGGCCATCCCAATGATTTTGATAGTTTTTTCACCTATAGTGACCCTTGCTTCGGCGGTTTTCATGACCGTGTCGGTGGTCATTATCGCCCGCGCAACCTTGTCAAAGGCATCGCTTGCCAGGCCCTCGACAAGACGCGGAATACCCTGCTCGAAGGCCGGTAGATTGAGGTGTTCACCAATTACTCCGGTTGACGCCAGCTGGACCATGGCCTCCGGGATACCAAGCTTGTCGGCAACCCATTGGCTGGTTGCGCGAGCGGCCTCCATGCCCTTCTCACCGGTACAGGCGTTGGCGCAACCGCTGTTGACGAGAATCGCCTGGGCCTGGCCGGTTTTCAGCCGTTCCCGGTCGAGGACAAGCGGTGCGGCCTTGACCTGGCTGGTGGTGAATACCCCGGCGGTTACACAGGGAATATCGCTATAGATAAGTCCGAGATCGAGCCTGTTGGCGTAACGAATACCAGCCTCAACGGCGGAAAATGAAAAACCTTTGATGTTCATGTGAAAAAATCCTTAGATGACAGAAATCATGGGGAAGAATGGACCCATTCTCCCACTCTAATACCTCCACCGAGCCCTTTCCCTCTTCACTTTCCAGGTCGGTACGGCAAAATACATCTACCACTTATCCGGCTGATTATGCTACTTTTAAATCAAGATGGCAATGGATCTCATTTGAGGCGGGCATGTTTTCCGCAAGGCACCAGCTCAGAGATAACCCCCGGCAGCGATGCTGCAGCCCCACTTCAACGGCCCTATATCGCACATGGCTATTCATGACTACCTTTTAAATTACTCTTTATTTTCGACGGTATTGCTCCTCGCCGATCTCATTATCCGGCTTGGACTTTCGATTCGCGTTATCATGCGCAAACGCCCGTACGGCGTGTCGTTGGCCTGGCTGGTAGTAATCCTGGTCATTCCTTTTTTGGGAGGATTCTTTTACCTGCTTCTGGGTGAAAACCGCATACCCGAAAAGCGTATCGAACGAGCCCGGGTTTCCTCGAAATATTACCAGCACTGGCTGACCACCCTGCGCAAGAGGGCGCCGGTCTCCTGGCACAATCTGAATCCGGAATGCGCCCCGCTCCACCGCCAGGTGGAAACCCTGGTCGGCTTACCGGCCATGGCCGGTAATAAATTGACGCTCATCACCAAGCCGGAGGAGATAACCCTTTCGATTATAGAGGAAATTGACAAAGCGACCTCTACCTGTCATCTGCAATTTTATATCTGGCAAGATGGCGGCATGGTAGACAGGGTGACAAAGGCCCTTATCAACGCCGCTGCTCGCGGTGTCACCTGCCGGCTGCTTCTTGATTCCATCGGCAGCAGTGATTTCTTTGGCAGTACAACAGCGAAGAGAATGCAAGAGGCCGGCATCAAGGTTCGCGAGTCCCTGCCGGCGGGCCTTATCAAAGCACTGTTTTCCCGCATCGATATCCGTAACCATAGAAAGATAGTGGTGATCGACGGCGAAGTTGCCTTTACCGGCAGCCAGAACATGGTCGATCCCGCCGTCTTCAAAAAAGACGCCGGCGTCGGCAACTGGATCGATGTCATGGTGAAGGTGGAGGGGCCTGTTGTGGAAAGCCTTGCCGGTACATTTATCAGTGACTGGTATCTTGATGCGGAGGGCAGCGACTTCGAAACCGAGTCATTGCAGAAAGATATCGAAACGGTTCGGCACAAAGGCGACATCCACCCCCTGCCGCTCATCGGCCAATGCCCGATCCAGCTTGTCCCTTCCGGCCCCGGCTTTGTCCCGGAAACCATCCACAGCCTACTCCTCACCACCATTTACGCAGCACGCCGGGAACTGATCATGACCACCCCGTATTTCATCCCCGACGAACCACTGCTCATTGCCTTGAAAGCGGCAGCCCAGCGTGGGGTGGCAGTTACCATCATTGTACCACACAATAACGACTCACGGCTGGTCCATTACGCAAGCCAGGCCCGTTTTGAAGAACTTGCCGATTCCGGGGTAAAAATCCAACTTTTCCATGGCGGTCTTCTCCATTCGAAGACCATCACCGTCGATCGGAATTTTTCGCTGTTCGGATCAGTCAATCTGGATATGCGCAGCTTCTGGTTGAATTTTGAAGCCACCCTTTTTATCTATTGCGAGGAGTTTTCCCTGCGCCTTTTTGCCGTCCAGCAGGAGTATCTTCAGCAATCCACGGCACTTGATCTACAAACTTTCTCTCGCCGCGGTCATCTCACCAAATTCAAGGAAAACACATGTCTTCTCGTCTCACCTCTCCTCTAATGCCAACCCGGATCTTACTGCTTGCCGACATCCACGGCAATTATCCGGCACTCACGGCCATAGACCGCGAGTTGGACGCGGCGTCGTTCGACTACATCATCAACTGCGGCGACTCCCTCGTCTATGCCCCCTTCCCCAATGAAACCCTGCGCTGGTTGAGCCTCCACCGGGCCGTGTCCATCCTCGGCAACACCGACCAAAAGGTCATCGGTATCCTCAAAGGCAAGACCTTTGGCAAACCGAGAAAGGCCGAAAAACGCATCATGTACACCTCCACTGCCGAGGCCCTCGATGCCCCAGGACGCCGTGATCTTCTCTCCTTCCCGGCCTTTAAGGTCCTTGACCTGCGCCATCCGGCATCAAAAAATTATCGAAACAGTAGGTTGAGGCTGGGCATCTTCCACGGTAGCCCAGCCGACCCGGACGAATTCCTCTTTGCCGACACCCCGGACAGCCGTTTTCTCGAACTGACCGAGATCACCGACTGTCAGATTGTCGTCACGGGGCACTCGCATACCCCATATTACAAGGTTATCGCCGGCACCCATTTTATTAACCCGGGATCAGCGGGAAGGATGTTCGACGGCAATCCACAGGCCAGCTGCGCTGTCATGGAGATAACCGAGGACAACATCAAGGTCCGCCACCTGCGTGTGAGCTACGACATTGATGCCGTTGTCACCGCTCTCGGTAGACACCAGCTGCCGGAGATATACGCCACAATGTTTCTACAAGGCCGGAAACTCAACTGAGATGCGGATTATCGCAAGGCCACACTACCCTGTCTGCCCCCCCTCTTACCTTGCAATGTTTTGACAACATCTCGGCATGTATGCTATGAAAACAAACACATCTTCTGGAGATAGATACCTTAGAATCTCGTCAACCTCTGCGACCAAGGATAATCGGCATGGCAAAAAAGAAGTCTGATAATAAAGGGAAAAATGGCATTGAGAATTTCAGGCTGGCGGAGGGTACTGCTGCCGACAACATCCTCACCAAAAACAGCGATGAGACGACGGCAATCAATATCAAGAACTCCCAGCTGAAGTATGAGTTAGAGCTGAAAAAACTGCAGATAGAGCTGATGAAACTGCAGAACTCCATGCGGGCCAACGGCCAGCGGGTTCTGGCAATTTTTGAGGGACGGGATGCTGCCGGCAAGGGCGGAACGATTAAACGGATAACCGCCAACCTCAATCCGCGGAGCGCCCGGGTCGTCGCCCTGATGAAGCCCAACGAAACGGAGATGACCCAGTGGTATTTCCAACGCTACGTCGCCCACCTCCCCTCAGCCGCCGAACTGGTCATCTTCGACCGGAGCTGGTACAACAGGGCGATGGTTGAGCCAATCATGGGTTTCTGCACCGATGAGCAAAACAAGCGCTTCTTAAAAGACGTGCCGATGTTTGAAGAGATGCTGGTCAAAGACGGCATCAAGCTGTTTAAATTCTATTTCTCGGTCTCCAAAGAGGTGCAGAAGGCACGTTTTGACTCCCGCAAGGAAGACCCGCTGAAACAATACAAGCTGTCGCCGGTCGACAATCTAGCACAGCAATACTGGGATCTGTACTCAGTGCGCAAATTCCAGATGCTCTCCGAAACCAATCGGACCATCGCCCCCTGGACAATTGTCCGTTCCGATGACAAGAAAAAGGCCCGCCTCAACTGCATGAAGTTCATCCTCAGCCGCCTCGAATATGAGGATAAGCTGCCGGCCAAGGATCTGGAGGTCGACCCGACCATCGTTATCTCCGGCATTGACGAACTGAAGCATATGGAAGACAACCTGATGCAGCCCCATCAGCTGCGCGGCTAAGCTCAGCCCTTTTCCCTTGCGGACGATGCTCCGGATTTTTCTCCCATAAAATGTAAAAAGGGGACGGCACCCGAAGTCCGGGCCGTCCCCCCCCATTTCTTGTAACTGCGCTGGTTTTTGTTACGCTTCCTGACCGCAGCACCTTTTGTATTTTTTCCCGGAGCCGCAGGGGCAGAGGGCATTCCTGCCGGTCTTATCGCTGTCGCGCCGCACCGGTTTGGGGGGCTGGGGCGCCTCTCCCGCCGCTCCTCTGTTGAGGCGAAGCTGCTCCTGCTCCTGCTTTCTCCGCCGCTCTTCCTCCATGCGCTCGACATCGTCTTCCCGGACGACGCGAACCCGCATTAAGTTGGAAATGGTCTGGGCCTTCACCGTCTCGACCATACTTTGGAACAGCTGAAAGCCCTCACGTTTATATTCATTGAGGGGATTCTTCTGGCCATACCCGCGCAAGCCAATGCCCTCCTTCAAATGGTCCATGGCCAGGAGATGGTCTTTCCAATGGCCGTCGACGACCTGGAGAAGAATCAGTTTTTCAATCTGCCGCTGGGTTTCCGCGCCATTGGTGATATCCTGGTTGGCGTAGGCCTGGCGAACGAACTCCAGGGTCTTTTCCCGGAAGGAATCGCGAGTCAAACCCGCCAATTCCTCTTCCGGCCACTCCGGGACATGAAAGAACACCTCACCCATCCGCACCTTAAACTCAGGCCACTGCCATTCCTGCGAGTCCTGTCGTTCCTGACAAAACTCATCGACCACCCCGTCAACCAGATCCTCGATCATGTCCTGAACAACCTGGACAACATCTTCACCGACGAGAACATCACGCCGTTGCCGGTAAATGATCTCCCGTTGCTGGTTCATTACATCATCGTACTCCAGCAGATGCTTACGGATATCGAAGTTATGTCCTTCCACTTTGCGCTGGGCATTCTCGATGGCCCGGGAAATCATACCGTGCTCAATCGGTTCGTCTTCCTCCATCCCGAGCTTATTCATGATTCCACTGATCCGGTCGGAGCCGAAGATGCGCAGCAGGTCGTCTTCGAGAGAAAGATAAAATCTTGACGACCCGGGATCGCCCTGACGGCCGGCCCGGCCCCGCAGCTGATTGTCAATACGCCGCGATTCGTGGCGGGAGGTGCCAAGGATATGCAGGCCGCCGACTTCAACCACCCCGGGGCCAAGCTTGATATCGGTTCCCCGTCCGGCCATATTGGTGGCGATGGTTACCTTGCCGAGCTGTCCGGCGCCGGCAATGATCTCCGCCTCGCGCTCATGGTGTTTGGCGTTGAGAACTTCATGCTCGATCTTGATTTTCTTCAGCATGCCCGAGATCTTTTCACTGACGTCGATGGAAATTGTGCCAACCAGGACCGGTTGCCCTGAATTGTGTAACTCACCGATTTCTTTAATGATCGCCCGATATTTGGCGGCCTCGTTTTTGTAGATGACGTCGGCATAATCGATGCGGATCATCGGCTGGTTGGTCGGCATGACCACGACATCGAGGTTATAGATCTTCTTGAATTCGGCGGCTTCGGTATCGGCGGTACCGGTCATTCCCGCCAGTTTTTTATACATCCGGAAATAATTCTGGAAGGTGATGGAGGCAAGAGTTTGGTTTTCCTGCTCAATCTTCACGCGCTCCTTGGCCTCCAGGGCCTGATGCAAGCCGTCACTATAGCGCCGCCCTTCCATGGTCCGGCCGGTGAATTCGTCGACGATAATGACCTGGTTGTCGCGGACGATATAATCGACATCCTTTTTAAAGAGGATATGGGCCTTGAGAGATTGGTTGAGGTGGTGAAGTTTTTCAATATTTATCGGATCATAAAGATTGTCGACCTCAAGCAATTCTTCGCCGAGGGCAATGCCTTCTTCAGTCAGAGAAACCTGTTTGGCCTTCTCGTCGACGGTATAGTGTTCGTCCTTTTTGAATTTGGGAATGATCCTGTCGACGTTTTTATACAGGTCGGTCGACAATTCCGCCGGTCCGGAAATGATCAGCGGCGTCCGCGCCTCATCGATCAGAATGGAGTCAACCTCGTCGACGATGGCATAGTTAAAGCCGCGCTGACAGTAGTCGCTCAATTCGAACTTCATATTGTCGCGGAGATAGTCGAAGCCGAACTCGTTATTGGTACCGTAGGTGATATCGGCGGCGTAGGCGGCTCGTCTTTCGACATCATTGAGGCCGTGAACGATCTTGCCGCAGCTCATCCCGAGAAACTGATAGATCTGCCCCATCCATTGGCTGTCACGGGCCGCCAGATAATCGTTGACGGTTACCACGTGTACGCCTTTGCCGCTGAGGGCGTTGAGATAGACGGCGAGGGTCGATGTCAGGGTTTTTCCCTCACCGGTGCGCATTTCCGATATCTTGCCCTGATGGAGAACAATTCCACCAACCAGCTGAACATCATAATGACGCTCACCGAGTACCCGTTTGCCCGCCTCACGAACAACGGCGAAGGCCTCCGGCAGTAGATCCTCAAGAGACTCACCTTGCTCCAGCCGTTCTTTAAACAGTGCCGTCTTGGCCGCCAAGGCCGCATCGTCCAAGGCCTGGACTTCTTCTTCCAAACCATTTATCCGGGCGACGATAGGTCTGAGTGACTTGAGGTACCTGTCGTTACTGCTGCCAAAAACCTTCGTGAGTAATTTTCCGATCATAGTATCCAGCCGTATAGTGTGATATGTGAACCGTTTGCAAAAACGCAGTTGATGCAGCAAATTCTATCGAAAGGACTGGCCGCAGGGCTCAGTAATTTACCACCCGAAGATGGCTCCTCTTTTTCGTCATTTTTTATCCGCCTTGGTTGCAACACGCTCTCCAACCTTGGCTTTATCGTCGGTAATCAGGGCCTTGTTTTCGTAGGCCGACGGCACAAGAAGCGATTGCCCCGCCCAAACTCCCAGCAAAAACATCCACAGAAAAAGACAAAAAACCACCACCGCGATACCAAGAATGGACCTCCTGGCAAGCTCAAATCTGACCATTTTTACCTGGCTTTTCTTTGCCGTGCCCATCCTTCACTAGCACCTCTACATCTTTTCCGGGGTGGACAAGCCGACCATGCCGAGGCCATTCTTCAAGACTGCCTGTAGAGCAAGTACCAGACACAGCCTGGCCCGACTGAGGGGCAGGTCGTCGGTAATGACCTTGTGTTTGTTATAGTAGCTGTGTATCTGTCCGGCAAGCTCCATGAGATAAAAGATGACCTTATGGGGCGCCAGTTCCAAGGCACTGCCTTCAATGGTTGCCGGAAAAGTCG
Encoded here:
- a CDS encoding metallophosphatase family protein; translation: MSSRLTSPLMPTRILLLADIHGNYPALTAIDRELDAASFDYIINCGDSLVYAPFPNETLRWLSLHRAVSILGNTDQKVIGILKGKTFGKPRKAEKRIMYTSTAEALDAPGRRDLLSFPAFKVLDLRHPASKNYRNSRLRLGIFHGSPADPDEFLFADTPDSRFLELTEITDCQIVVTGHSHTPYYKVIAGTHFINPGSAGRMFDGNPQASCAVMEITEDNIKVRHLRVSYDIDAVVTALGRHQLPEIYATMFLQGRKLN
- the ppk2 gene encoding polyphosphate kinase 2, translated to MAKKKSDNKGKNGIENFRLAEGTAADNILTKNSDETTAINIKNSQLKYELELKKLQIELMKLQNSMRANGQRVLAIFEGRDAAGKGGTIKRITANLNPRSARVVALMKPNETEMTQWYFQRYVAHLPSAAELVIFDRSWYNRAMVEPIMGFCTDEQNKRFLKDVPMFEEMLVKDGIKLFKFYFSVSKEVQKARFDSRKEDPLKQYKLSPVDNLAQQYWDLYSVRKFQMLSETNRTIAPWTIVRSDDKKKARLNCMKFILSRLEYEDKLPAKDLEVDPTIVISGIDELKHMEDNLMQPHQLRG
- the argJ gene encoding bifunctional glutamate N-acetyltransferase/amino-acid acetyltransferase ArgJ; this encodes MNIKGFSFSAVEAGIRYANRLDLGLIYSDIPCVTAGVFTTSQVKAAPLVLDRERLKTGQAQAILVNSGCANACTGEKGMEAARATSQWVADKLGIPEAMVQLASTGVIGEHLNLPAFEQGIPRLVEGLASDAFDKVARAIMTTDTVMKTAEARVTIGEKTIKIIGMAKGAGMIMPNMATMLAFVMTDARINFPELHKSLVKGVERTFNRITVDGDTSTNDMVLVMANGTADNPWIDGDSEADRQVFQDGLEHVLKDLALQIISDGEGATKTITIRVSGAKEEDQAEQIARTVATSSLVKTAFFGEDANWGRIMAAMGRSGVKFSPDRVDLAFGDVTIVKNGLALGKDVEAAATRVLKEKQITVDIDLHDGKASAEVWTCDFSIDYVKINADYRS
- the secA gene encoding preprotein translocase subunit SecA; translation: MIGKLLTKVFGSSNDRYLKSLRPIVARINGLEEEVQALDDAALAAKTALFKERLEQGESLEDLLPEAFAVVREAGKRVLGERHYDVQLVGGIVLHQGKISEMRTGEGKTLTSTLAVYLNALSGKGVHVVTVNDYLAARDSQWMGQIYQFLGMSCGKIVHGLNDVERRAAYAADITYGTNNEFGFDYLRDNMKFELSDYCQRGFNYAIVDEVDSILIDEARTPLIISGPAELSTDLYKNVDRIIPKFKKDEHYTVDEKAKQVSLTEEGIALGEELLEVDNLYDPINIEKLHHLNQSLKAHILFKKDVDYIVRDNQVIIVDEFTGRTMEGRRYSDGLHQALEAKERVKIEQENQTLASITFQNYFRMYKKLAGMTGTADTEAAEFKKIYNLDVVVMPTNQPMIRIDYADVIYKNEAAKYRAIIKEIGELHNSGQPVLVGTISIDVSEKISGMLKKIKIEHEVLNAKHHEREAEIIAGAGQLGKVTIATNMAGRGTDIKLGPGVVEVGGLHILGTSRHESRRIDNQLRGRAGRQGDPGSSRFYLSLEDDLLRIFGSDRISGIMNKLGMEEDEPIEHGMISRAIENAQRKVEGHNFDIRKHLLEYDDVMNQQREIIYRQRRDVLVGEDVVQVVQDMIEDLVDGVVDEFCQERQDSQEWQWPEFKVRMGEVFFHVPEWPEEELAGLTRDSFREKTLEFVRQAYANQDITNGAETQRQIEKLILLQVVDGHWKDHLLAMDHLKEGIGLRGYGQKNPLNEYKREGFQLFQSMVETVKAQTISNLMRVRVVREDDVERMEEERRRKQEQEQLRLNRGAAGEAPQPPKPVRRDSDKTGRNALCPCGSGKKYKRCCGQEA
- the cls gene encoding cardiolipin synthase encodes the protein MLQPHFNGPISHMAIHDYLLNYSLFSTVLLLADLIIRLGLSIRVIMRKRPYGVSLAWLVVILVIPFLGGFFYLLLGENRIPEKRIERARVSSKYYQHWLTTLRKRAPVSWHNLNPECAPLHRQVETLVGLPAMAGNKLTLITKPEEITLSIIEEIDKATSTCHLQFYIWQDGGMVDRVTKALINAAARGVTCRLLLDSIGSSDFFGSTTAKRMQEAGIKVRESLPAGLIKALFSRIDIRNHRKIVVIDGEVAFTGSQNMVDPAVFKKDAGVGNWIDVMVKVEGPVVESLAGTFISDWYLDAEGSDFETESLQKDIETVRHKGDIHPLPLIGQCPIQLVPSGPGFVPETIHSLLLTTIYAARRELIMTTPYFIPDEPLLIALKAAAQRGVAVTIIVPHNNDSRLVHYASQARFEELADSGVKIQLFHGGLLHSKTITVDRNFSLFGSVNLDMRSFWLNFEATLFIYCEEFSLRLFAVQQEYLQQSTALDLQTFSRRGHLTKFKENTCLLVSPLL